A single window of Nicotiana sylvestris chromosome 3, ASM39365v2, whole genome shotgun sequence DNA harbors:
- the LOC138887786 gene encoding uncharacterized mitochondrial protein AtMg00810-like produces the protein MNQRKFAMKLITDLGLAGSKPVATIMECNQRFITVEYDQYLNLKEDEKLLDAGPHQRLVGKLLYLTMARLDICYVVHVLSQFMHFPKKSHMEASVRLVRYIKGALGLGLLMSS, from the coding sequence ATGAATCAAAGAAAGTTTGCAATGAAATTGATCACTGACCTTGGATTGGCAGGATCAAAGCCAGTGGCCACCATAATGGAATGCAATCAGAGATTCATCACTGTGGAATATGATCAATACTTGAATTTGAAAGAAGATGAGAAGCTTCTAGATGCAGGACCACACCAGAGACTAGTTGGGAAGCTGTTGTACCTCACCATGGCAAGGCTAGACATTTGTTATGTAGTGCATGTGCTAAGTCAGTTCATGCATTTCCCAAAGAAGTCACACATGGAGGCTTCAGTAAGACTTGTGAGATACATAAAAGGGGCTTTAGGCCTGGGTTTGCTAATGAGCTCATAG